TCGCGCCCTTCCGGTACGTGACGTGGTCCTGCCCCGTCACCCGCGTGAGCGTCGGCTCCTCCCCCGCCGAATACTCCCGCCCCTCCAGGTAACGGTCCAGCTCGTATTGCAGGTAGCGGCGCATGTAGTCCTTGCCGCGCAGCTTCTTCATCACCATCTGCGCGGAATACTGCGACAGGGTCTCCGAGAGCAGCTCCCTGCCCTCCATGTCGGCGCCGACCACCTGGTGCGCCCAGTACTGGTGCGCCAGCTCGTGCGCGGTGAGATACGACACGTAGTCGATCGTCTCCGGCGCGTCGGAGTCGGCGGCGAAGCCCACGTCCTCGGAAAACGGGATGGTGCCGGGGAACGCCTGCGCGAAGTCCATGTAACCCGGGAACTCCACGATCCGCGCGTGATCGAATGGATAGGGGCCGAAGTTCGCCTGGTAGTAGTCCAGCGCGGCCGCCAGCGCGTCGAGCATGCGGTCCACGTTCCACGCGTGGGCGGGATGGTGATAGACGGCCAGGTCCACACCGGCGTGCCGGCGGTGCTTCTCCGCGTAGCGGGCGGACTGGATGGAGAAGCGCGGATGGATGGGCACGCCGGAGACGAAGCGCGCGATGCGCCTGCCGCCGCGCACCACGTCCGACACCTTGTTGCCGGGCGCGAGCGGCGTCTGGTCCGCCGACGTGGAGACGGTGATGTCGGACTTCGCCCATCCGCGGCCGTATGTGGTGTTCGCCGTCGCGGAGATGTCTTCCAGCTTCGCGATCCCGGGCGCCTCCGGCAGGCCATACCTGCGCCGCGCGTCGGGATCCTGCAGCAGCCCGGCGCGGATCAGACCGATGGTCGGCATCAGGTGGGCCTCGGTGAGGAACGTTCCGTTCTCCACGAGCCGGGTGAAGGTCGGCTGGTTGCGGAAGCCGCGCACCCAGAGCCGCGTCTCCCACGCCGTCACCCGCTCCTCGCCTGGCTGCATCGGGCGGTCCAGGCGGTAGATGCGGTAGCCGAACGGCGCGTCCTCGCTGACCAGCCGCGCGCCGGGGATGGTCGCGCTGGCGAGCTTCAGGTCGCCGCCCAGCACGCGGACGTGGATGTCGGGAATGGGCTGCGACGTCAGGTTGCGGAGGCGGTAGCGTCCCTTCGTCACGGCCCGGCGCTCCTCCGGGTAGAGGGCCACGTCCAGCGTCAGCTCCACGATCCTCGGCTGCGCCAGGTCGGCGTATCGACCGTACTTCTTCTCGAACGCGGCCGCGTGGGCCTCGCTCGCGCCCTGCGTCCGGTAGTCGTTGAGCACGTCCGTGTTGTAGAAGGCGTAGGCGCCCGTCGCGCTGAAGGTCAGCAGGGCCGCGGCGGCGACCCAGCCTGCGGCACCCGCCAGGCGCCCCCTCGCGAGCCTCAGCCTGGGACGTAGCCGGACCTCGGTGCCGCGCCTCCACAGCAGGTGCGCGGCGACCAGAAGCAGCACGGCGAATGCGCCCCAGTACAGCCGGAAGGTCCACGCGCCCACCCAGAACGACCCGGCGCCGTTCATGTCCGTAAGCGGCATGGCGGGCGTGCCGCCGTACAGCAAAAGGTTGTGATCGATGGTCGTGTTGAACTGCTGCCACGCCAGGAAGACGACCATGATCCCCCATCCGACTGCCTTGTGGGGACTGAGCGCCTGGACGAAGATCGCGAGCGCCGCCAGCAGCAGCATGTCCCACGTTCCCGGCAGCACGTGCCAGAGCAGGTACTTGCCCAGCTCCAGCTGCGTGTATCCCAGCGACAGCTGCAGGACGATGGAGGCGGCGACGCTGGTCAGCAGCATGGCCATCAGCACCAGCCCCATCGCCAGCGTCTTCGACACTACGAACACCCAGTTGGGCATCGGCGCGGCGCCGACCAGCTCGTGCATCCGCCGGTCGCGTTCGCGCCAGACGAGCTCGCCCGCGTAGAAGATGGCCACGATCAGCGGCGTCATCCCCATGCCGTCCGCGATCTCGGGGATCATCGACAGCGTCGTCGGATACGTCGGGCGGCCGTCCGGGTCGCGCTGGGTGGTCAGCACGAGCACGGTGATGTACAGCCCCCACGCCATCAGGA
The Longimicrobium sp. DNA segment above includes these coding regions:
- a CDS encoding M1 family aminopeptidase; protein product: MADRVALPAPRHGNAALRAMLWMRTRFEIRQVVLSPAFVVLMAWGLYITVLVLTTQRDPDGRPTYPTTLSMIPEIADGMGMTPLIVAIFYAGELVWRERDRRMHELVGAAPMPNWVFVVSKTLAMGLVLMAMLLTSVAASIVLQLSLGYTQLELGKYLLWHVLPGTWDMLLLAALAIFVQALSPHKAVGWGIMVVFLAWQQFNTTIDHNLLLYGGTPAMPLTDMNGAGSFWVGAWTFRLYWGAFAVLLLVAAHLLWRRGTEVRLRPRLRLARGRLAGAAGWVAAAALLTFSATGAYAFYNTDVLNDYRTQGASEAHAAAFEKKYGRYADLAQPRIVELTLDVALYPEERRAVTKGRYRLRNLTSQPIPDIHVRVLGGDLKLASATIPGARLVSEDAPFGYRIYRLDRPMQPGEERVTAWETRLWVRGFRNQPTFTRLVENGTFLTEAHLMPTIGLIRAGLLQDPDARRRYGLPEAPGIAKLEDISATANTTYGRGWAKSDITVSTSADQTPLAPGNKVSDVVRGGRRIARFVSGVPIHPRFSIQSARYAEKHRRHAGVDLAVYHHPAHAWNVDRMLDALAAALDYYQANFGPYPFDHARIVEFPGYMDFAQAFPGTIPFSEDVGFAADSDAPETIDYVSYLTAHELAHQYWAHQVVGADMEGRELLSETLSQYSAQMVMKKLRGKDYMRRYLQYELDRYLEGREYSAGEEPTLTRVTGQDHVTYRKGAMAMYLLQERLGEDQVNRALRTLLDRYAFRGAPFPRSLDLVAALRAEAKTPAEQTLITDLFERITLYHLEVTAPTAVRRPDGRWDVTVPVLAKKFYADGKGGETETQLAERIEIGLFTAEPGRDAFDASHVVLL